CTGGCGGACTCCGGGGCCACGGTGGTCCTCGGGTCCGACTGGCCGATCGCGCCGTTCCCGCCGCTCGGCGTCATGGCCGGCGCGCGGCACCGTCGCCCGAGCCGCGACCTCGGCCAGGCACCGCACGGCCCCGAACAGGCACTGACCGCGCTGGAGGCGCTGCGGGGCATGACGACGGCGGCGGCGTACGCGGCGGGCGAGGAGCACGAGGCGGGCCGTCTCGCGCCGGGCTTCCGCGCCGACCTGACCGTCTTCGGCGACAACCCGCTGACGACGGTGGCGACGGACCTGCCCGACCTCCCGGTCCTGCTCACGGTCCTGGACGGCCGGGTCACCCACCGGGCAGAGGGGGTCTGACGGCCGTGCCGGTCGGCCTGCCGCGGGTCTGACCGGCCGCCCCCGGAGCCGAGGCCGCCGATCGCGCCGTCGCACCGCCCTGCCGGTCAGCCCCACGGACGGACGCGGGTCGGCCCGACGGGCGGACGCGGATCAGCCCGTAGGGCGGACGCGGGTCAAAGAGAGGAGATCGCGGGCCGGGCCCGTCGGGCGGTGGCCGGTGGGCCAGACCGCGCGGAGGTCGCGGCGCAGCTCGGCCCCCTCGACCGGGATCGCCACCAGCCGCCGCGAGGCCAGTTCCTCGGCGACCGCGAGTTCGCTGAGGACCGCCGGCCCGGCCCCGCTGACCGCGGCGGCCTTCACCGCCGTCGTCGAGGCGAGTTCGAGGAGCGGCCGCGCGAGACCGCCGTGGTCCGAGAGCGCCGCGTCCAGGACCTGCCGGGTGCCCGAGCCCCGTTCCCGCAGGACCAGCGGGGTCGCCGCCAGTTCCGCCGGGTCCAGCGGGCCGCGGCGGCGGGCCCACGGGTGCGAGGGCGCCGCGACGATCACGAGCCGGTCGTGCGCGACGACCACCCCGTCGAGGCCGTCCGGCACCGCGAGCCCCTCCACGAAACCCACGTCCGCCTCGTTCGCGAGGAGCCGTTCCGCGACGACCGCCGAGTTCCCGGCCTGCAGCGACACCGCCGTGTCGGGCCGTTCGGCGCGCAGCGCGATCAGCCAGCCCGGCAGCAGGTACTCGGCGATCGTCATCGACGCGGCCACCCGCAGCCGGGAGTCCCGCCGCCCGCGCAGCGCCTGGGCACCCGCGTCGAAGGCCTCGGCCGCCTCGACGATCCGCCGCGCCCAGTCGGTGACGAGCGCACCC
This sequence is a window from Streptomyces sp. NBC_00691. Protein-coding genes within it:
- a CDS encoding LysR family transcriptional regulator, with the protein product MSSNGEHRGERHEERHAGGRRTEEYGSGVRAQLHHRVPDLGALELLLAVARHGSLGAAAREVGITQPAASSRIRSMERQLGVALVDRSPRGSRLTDAGALVTDWARRIVEAAEAFDAGAQALRGRRDSRLRVAASMTIAEYLLPGWLIALRAERPDTAVSLQAGNSAVVAERLLANEADVGFVEGLAVPDGLDGVVVAHDRLVIVAAPSHPWARRRGPLDPAELAATPLVLRERGSGTRQVLDAALSDHGGLARPLLELASTTAVKAAAVSGAGPAVLSELAVAEELASRRLVAIPVEGAELRRDLRAVWPTGHRPTGPARDLLSLTRVRPTG